A window of Rhizoctonia solani chromosome 5, complete sequence genomic DNA:
CGCAAACATGACGACGAATTATGAATTAAAGGGCTTCGAGGTACTTCAAATCCGTGACCTTCTCCGGAGCGCTCGGGCCCTAATGCCTGGAGCCCGAAAGTGCTCGTCCACATTTGGGATCGGGAGTCGGCGGGTGATCCTGACGTTGTTGGGACTGCACGACAATTTTTTGTCTAATACCAGAAGCGCGTGGATTGTTTAGAAGGTCGTAGATATGTCGAGTGTTTGTATACATTTCTAGTTAGGTTAGAAACGGCGGCATACAGAAGTGGGAAGTCTCATGACCGAATGTCTAGAGTGTGTTAGTATCGCGATCTCAAATATTAGGATAGCTAGGTAGATTATTGAATTATTCACTCCTCTCCTCCCCGACCGACGTATTTCCTTGAAATGCTTTGCCCCCTAGCTACGAGACATCGTCGCCACATATATTTCACCGTGGGTATACTAATAAATATCTATTAATTGGGAATGCATAAAATTTACAGTGCTATATTACACTGGACGGCTACATTGCTGCCCTGGCCTGGAGCCGCACCGCTAAATTCGTTGCATGGGGCCAAGTTTCGCCAGCGACTCGGAGCGTACAAATGCATAACTCAATACCCTCCTGAGCATTGGCCCGTACTTTGGGAGCCTCTTTCGAAGCTCGGTTTCTCTCCAAAATTAGCGCATCACCGCATATTACTATAGCCTAAAGCGTGCGTGTGAGCTAGTGTTCTCCAGGTATAAACTTTCGGAGCCTAGATACCTGGAGTAGGGTTCTTGGTAAGTATTTCGAGCTATAGCGTTTATCGAACTCGGAAAAGAGTTGAAGAAGTTCTTCTGTTGCCCGGTTACATAGTTTGACAAACTGATTTTCGGTGTCTGGCTTGCTATCTTGACCGTCCGACCGAGCCTGCCGATATATAGGAAAATATAATCGGAGGGTAATCGACCAATATAATATATGTAGGCAAAGGACGTGAGAATGCGCGGAGTCGATATCCTGTCTGGTGAAGAGGCTGTCAGGGAGTGAATTGCGCCACGAATCAAGCTCCAATCTAGGACAACTGATCAGCGGTAATGTCAAGTAGGTTACTGAGAGCTCACTGAAGGTTAGCCACAAGGGAAGTATCGATTAACCTGTACGAGGCACTTAGAGTTATCGTCCACACCCTGGTACATGAACCGAATACTGACCTATGGCTATTGGTTTTATCAGCAATTACAGAAAGTTTACAACTGTGCACGAATGATTCAGCGATGGCAGATGAATGTTCACCCAAATGTGCTGTTACACATTCGATTGGAATGTCCGGTGTGCTCATTTCACAGGATCTACCACTTTCGAGGGCCTGTGTAACATTGCACCAAATGCCGTTAGTTTGAGACGCCTACTGGTATTGGATATTGAGGTCCTACAGAAAGAACTTCTATTATTTTAAGGCGTGATATAGTCAATCATAAATCTTCGCCAAGATATTGATGACAAACCTTGAGAGTAAACTGACCAGCTATACCAAGCGAAGGCTGAAAGATTAGCCGGAGTAGGTACTATAACAAGTGAATAATTCCCGTGCTCACCGACACAAGAGGAAATCATACCAGCTTTTGTTGCTCGAACAGCCATTCCTATATGTTGTCAAAACTCGACACTAGCCATCAAAAGAAAGGTTTCCTACCAAGATACATGTGACTTGTGTTATGTTCGCCAAGTAGATTGTGATGTTCGGCTAGAAGTGTCAACGCAGGTAGTAAAGTTGGATGAAAATCATTGAATTGATCGAATAGCCATTTCTTGGCATGAGTAGTAAATCTAATTCGTGTGTGATGGGCTCGAATCGAAGGGTTCTCCGAGAAGATGCAAGAGACTGCCAATAGTGAACAGTGTAACAAGGGCGTATAGTGAGATGAATGAGTTGTCGGGGGAGCAGATTGATGACCCAAACAGGAAACCAAGTCTGAAAAAAAGTAAGAGGGCACCAGTCCGGATAaccagcttgttccaccgtTGAAGTATTGTGAAATAATCTGATCATGGTCTATACGGTAAAACTCAACTTGACCAAGATCAGGTAAATATTGGTTCCATGGACAAGAGAGGACAGCCTGGATTTCGGGCCTTTGGTGCTCAAAAGGAATTGACAGGTCAATGTTGAAAATGTATTGATATTGAAATAAAGATCGGATCGATAGCGCCTGAAAAGAAGGGTTAAATGATGTTATACGAGGTACTGATTCCTGCTGAAGTGTAACTATTCGCTTGAGTGATCAAGGACGACCGATTACTACACAGACTACGCACATCTGGGGTGGAATCAGATAGCGGCCTTGGTATGTTGTGGAATGAGTTACTGGGAAGTAGTGATAGATTCGGGGGCCTGTCGAGAGTCTCTTGATGAAATGGTATCAGTGACGGAGAAGGTGCTCTTGAAGGGAGTGCGGTGGGCGGTGCCAAGGAGTCGGTTCGAAGCTGAGCCATCTGAGACTCGAGTAGCTGAATTTTAACTCTCAAGCTCTCAATATACTGCTTTGTGAATGGACGAGATGCTTCAGTATCTGGGTTCCATGAGCACTGGAAGCTGTCAGCTTTCTGGATGAACGGCCATAGGATACAGTACCTCATGACCCTAGAGGATGTCAATGTCAGCCAGACACGAGTAGAATTGAGGGGCATAAACTAACGGAAGATGTGCAGGTACCACATATTGGTTGCTCTCCGTCACACTTGCATCTCCGACGTCTACATTCATTACATGCTCGGGTCACATATGGACGACGACGAGGAGTACCAGTATTTGGTACGGACATATCCTTCAGTTGTCAAGAGAGGAATCGTTATTGTGAAGGAGAGTAGTTTATGTGGAAAAGGGTATGCGTATGTGCACTCCTGTCAGCTCGAAAACGCTATCAAAATTAAGCAGTAGCCTGGAGTCAAATTCGGTCTCGAAAATCGCATTCCCAGACTATCAGGGTTGtattgttttggaggaaaTCCTGGATAATCTTTCGAACAAGGTTGTTACATATGCCTCGGCCCTACGGGAAATGTACGGGATGGATCAGCAGTAGTACCAGCGAACAAATTCCGGCCCCGTGGTTCACCTCGGCTGTCCACGGAATTATGCTTCAGCTAATGCACACCAAACGTGCCTGATAGGTTGATAAATGCCGGATCACCTCATCGTGCCAGATGGCCGGATATATCGTGTTTTCTAGGCACGTAATTTTTGTTTTGTAGAGAAATGACGACTATGACTTCATGCTACCGATAGTTGATGGTATGTATCTAAATCCAGCCTATATTTTGTTGTTAGATGTATCTATGTGTCCTAAAAGGTACTAAATAACCATCTGTCACATTCTCGCATCATTATAAGCAGTCCGGTGTATAGTATGAGAGGAAATCGCACTTCTAGTTTTACCTTATGTGGGTGTGGGTGCATAATTATGTAAGGCGCGCTGAACCTATGGGTGAGAAACTGGGAAACAATAGGGAAACCCGTGCTACCTTTATCCAGAGCGTACGATAATCTGATTGAAAATCCAAGTCAGAGTCATAAAGGGTGAAAAGACAGTAGAAAAAGTAAACACCTAGCGCTGGTGATACACGCCTGAAGTTAAGGCTCGCCCGGGTTTCATTAGGTGCCACGTGAGCACAGGGAGCTCCCAGGTATTCTAGCCCCTATGAGATTTTGGGCCACTTAGGTTGTTTGTTCGTAATTCAGTACTGTAGTGGTATACTCCGTTGGATTCTCATCGCCTCCTTCATCTTAAGAAAGAGGCTACACTTTTCGGCCCGCCTTTTAGTTAACTGTGCAGCTGGTACGAATGATGGGTGCTTACCACGAGGATATAATTTTATTGGCTGTATATGCATTAAAAAACCTGGTTTCGGAGGCCGTCGGATCTACTTCGAATCTTCGCGCTGGGGTCCTTATAGAAACATGAATAACAGACGCACATTATCACTTATCAGGAGAGGCACTGGACCACCGTGGCTTCTATCCCTATAGGGAGCTCTCACGCAACTCTCCTAGCTTGCAGACAAAATGGGGGCTTGGGAGCACTCTTGATATTCAAACCTCAACTGTGGCCTCAATTATTGACAGGGGCGCAAAGAATAAGCCTGGGTCCAGGGGGAACAAATTCTTCTTGGGGACATGATTTTCTTATCCATTATATTTCGTTGAAACCTTACTAAGGATTTTCCATTAAAGATCTCCTATAGGACCCTAGCTCGCATATTGCGTCTTTGTATAGCTACGCATTCTCCAATCAGCAATCCAAAGTTAGATATATCTCTTTATGACCACATATATGTCCATCCATATTCTCCCGCTGCATGATCCGCCCAATGCTCACTCAAGACTCGAGAAGCTTAGGAGCGCCCATGAGCACAATCTGGCACTCCCCGTATGCATATTCATGAAGTCTTGCGAGACATACATGACCAGCAGCGACCGATCGGCTATATTGATTATTTCTATTAGCTCTCGTCCATAAGCCCAGGAAGTGAAAAGAGGCAGTTGGTTGTTACAACTGCGTGTCAATTTTCAGAGGATCTTGGAATACATGTGTGCTATATTTCATTCCTGAGCGTTCCTTagtttttgttttttgtttttttttggtcGAGGATACGAGTTACCGTTCGTGTATATAATGATACTTAATGCTAGCCCCGAGTTAGGTATGAGTTATAAGACCATTCTAGAAGATCCACCGGAGCTCGTGAGCCCGAAATGCGTAAGAAGCATAAATGAGGTCATTATGATTACCTCGTTTAAGCTTCTCGAGAATTCCGGGATCACGAGCTCCAGTGAATTTTGTAGAGCAAACGCATTCAGGAAACGCTACTTGATTATACTGTAATTCGCCATGGTGTTACACTAACATCTCCACGGGTAGGTACCGATTGGTCTGATGCACGTGACTAGGAGCTCACCCTTCACTTCCAATCGGATGGCTACCCAGCCCACGGTTCATCCCACATTCACTCAGGCCTTGGTGGTGAGATGCGAAGAGGGACCTGAGCTCCATCACCTCCTAATTGAATTGTCAGGCTGGTGGCCTAGCAGGAACATCCGTAGATCTTTTATTCTTCCCAATCGATACAATCAAGACTCGATTACAATCGTcgcaaggattcatcaaAGCTGGTGGACTTGGAGGGATCTATAGAGGAGTTGGAAGTGTAGTTATTGGAAGTGCTCCAGGAGGTATATTAAGATCCATCCATACTCCAATATACTCGCTAACCGGGTGAATAATCAGCGGCGATATTTTTTACAACGTACTCGACACTAAAACAGAACTTACCAATTGACACAACCCATCCGCTGAACCATGTTGTTGCCGCGTCTATTTCAGAAGTAGCAGCATGTTTAGTCCGAGTACCCACTGAGGTTGTCAAATCTCGCACACAAACTTCAGCCTATGGTGCTGGAGTATCTTCGTTTGGAGCCTTTCTGAAAgtggcccaatctgagtCTCTCGGGGGGCTTTACAGAGGATTCGGCTCTACTGTAATGAGAGAGGTGAGCTGTAATGCTTCTGCCTTCGTATATGACTTCGAATCATAGCTGTAGATTCCATTTACCTCGTTACAATTCCCAACGTACGAGTTTCTCAAGATAAAGCTTGGTAAAACACTTGATCGTCCGATCGACCCCCATGAGGCTGCACTGTGTGGAAGTCTGGCAGGGGCCATTGCTGCATCAGCTACAACCCCactcgacgtccttaagaCCAGAATCATGTTGGATGTGAAAGTACGCCTGATGGTTGCTCTGTTGTTTGACACTCGGTAAACTAACGAGGCCCTTTAGGATGCTCCAGAAAGGAGATTATCCCTTACGTCAAGATTGATCCAAATATATCAGGCCGAAGGTTTGAGAGCACTGTTTGCCGGAGTGGTGCCTCGTACGCTCTGGATTTCAGCGGGCGGCGCCGTATTTTTGGGAGTATGGGAGTGGGGGGTGAAGGTTCAACAAAGTAGTGTAGGAATATGAACTTGTCGGTGGCACGAAATTAGAGGCTTCATGCGCATAGGCTCATAGCAATCAACATAAAATCAAAAATAGCGAACAATGCTGGCTCGTAACACACGTGTCAACATGGTTTTACTACGAGGGATAAAACTTGCTTACGTGAGGTTCACGAAGGTTAGATCCTCTGGCGGAAAGTAGCTAGTAAAGCACTGGAAACCCCGACTTCCGGAATTCCGTTAAACGCCACGGTTCCGCTCTGTACAGATCGGCCCAAGAGTTACGCATAGCTCTGGTCCACGGATTTTATGCTCAGCTGGTGCCTCTTCAGCCCCAGTCTCCATGAGGCAAACGGCCCAATCACAATCATACCACGAAGGATCCATCTGGCATTCATAGATCCACCCTAAAATCCGTTTCTGCCGATGTGGGCATTACCATCAATCTCCAATCCCCCCTTGCCCTACAACTACTACTACTGGCATTCAGCACATCGGCAACGACAAGCGCCTACTTGCATGTAACCTAGGACTAGACTCTTCCTGCCTACTGAATAGCCAGGCCATCGACGATGCTATGAACTTGGCCACCACATTGTGGTTCCCCAGAACAGGGTTTTCACATGAGTCACTTTTTCTTATACCTTTGCTCAGATAACAAAAAAGCATCCATTTCCCTCGAAGTTCCTTTAACTGCAATGTCTCTCGGCTTCACTGCAGACCTGTCTTCGGTGTTTGAAGTAGAACTTTATGCATCATTGCTAGTGACTTCAAACAATGTGAAGTCTTGTTGCTGCTATTATTTCTGGTGGTCATATACTCTCTTAACGCGCCCTTCAGACTGAGTGGACTGCAACTAGCGCTGTTTACTGCCCTTTTCCCGCTGCTCTCAACCTCGACTCCCGACTTCAAATATCTTATATAATCAACACAACTGTTCCGATTGAATTCCGACACAGGAACGCCACACCTTCCACAATCTAAAGAACTCGATGGCCATGGGCCACACCTAAGCTAAATTGCTGTCCCCAAGATCTTCACCTACATCACTTTCGCCTACGTATCTTATACTTTGAGCTGTCTCACTATCATCGTGGCTCTAGTACCGCTTGTCCTTGGCATGTGTGACAATCAACTCGTCTTTGATCGGTGGTTCTAAGTATGCAGGCACAATACTATCTTGCGTGATATTATGTGGTGAAGAATGAGGCAGCATGCTCCAAATCTTACTCGCGTAAGTTGTTTTGGTGACTCGGGCTCATGTTATACCTCGACGAAAGGCCTCGCATAGCAACCATCTTAAGACGAGCTTGGTTCGAGCTTGGTGTGGGGAATCAGTCAACGGCCATCGCATGGGGCCGACACGACAGGTACCCGATAGTTCTGGCCCCGAGCGAGCGGCTCAAGGTAAATAGCTAGGGTTAGACACATTGTAAATTTAAGCTTGGGATATTCAAATGTCTCGTCCGCTGTCGAGACGTCCCGTCCAGCCCAGTTCTCATGACATGTACATCTGTAGGTGTCAGTAGGGTAGCGCGAAGTTGTACCGTTGAGTTATATTGACCGGGAAGAAAAAGGTGACCGTGATGAGAATATTGTCTATACGGTGTCCAGTTTTCCGATAGTAAAACTAACCAATGCGTGTTTTTGAGATAAATAACAGGAAGAGACGCCTCTAGATTTTAGCTATCGAGAGGGCTGTTTACCCAAATATCTAAAGGTAAGCTTTGAATCTCGGAAACTTTGAAGGTCTCATATCTATTTTAACTCAAACTTTGCTAAGAAGAACAGGGCTTTGAGTGAATTAAGCATAAACTCCTTAGGTCTCGCACCCCCAGTCACATATGTTTCGATTTATGTGCGTGCGAATCACTGACAGAAAAATCGATACTCATGCAATGACAGGCGCCGAGAGTTGacatttggcacactaaatAGGACTATGGGGCTCAGAGCTGCAAACGGGGATGAGCAGAACTGAGAAGGCACCGCCTCAATCTTAGTAGGAACACAGCCCGAAGGCTCCATTATGCGTTATATTTCGAGTTCATGCGATTATTTTCGCGATAGTGAGTTGGTGGCATATACACGATCGATTTCTTTCCAAAATTTTCGAGATAGATGAGCCATTAACCGAGGTGAATTGAGCCAATAGTTCAATGAAGTAACAACTTCCTTCCACGAAATAATGAGGTTATGCGCTTCCCGTACAAACTCAATAGCAGAGATATTAAAGAATCACGCATGTCGCTAACTATGAGACAGATGATGTAGCTACTTCGTACATCGGGGGATGCAATGTCAAAGTACGTAAAGTATACCAATAGTCAACAAGCTAACGAACCTTGAATCTGCGTTTTTGTACTTGCCGTCAATGATTTTTTATATTGTGTCTTGTCTCGGCGCTGGAGTTGAGGTGTGGTAATCCTATCACTGATAGAGAGTGCGATTTCCAGACTAATAGCCAGCATATATACGTCGGGTGCCTTTGTACTCAAAGAGTTTCATATGAACAGCTATTTCGCGCGAGAATAGCCCAATAC
This region includes:
- a CDS encoding mitochondrial carrier protein, which codes for MVSSPFTSNRMATQPTVHPTFTQALVAGGLAGTSVDLLFFPIDTIKTRLQSSQGFIKAGGLGGIYRGVGSVVIGSAPGAAIFFTTYSTLKQNLPIDTTHPLNHVVAASISEVAACLVRVPTEVVKSRTQTSAYGAGVSSFGAFLKVAQSESLGGLYRGFGSTVMREIPFTSLQFPTYEFLKIKLGKTLDRPIDPHEAALCGSLAGAIAASATTPLDVLKTRIMLDVKDAPERRLSLTSRLIQIYQAEGLRALFAGVVPRTLWISAGGAVFLGVWEWGVKVQQSSVGI